In Temnothorax longispinosus isolate EJ_2023e chromosome 2, Tlon_JGU_v1, whole genome shotgun sequence, one DNA window encodes the following:
- the Fzy gene encoding cell division cycle protein 20 homolog isoform X2, whose amino-acid sequence MSHLRFMKELDNLTRMDDAIKGAVPRWQKKCMEASNLSVNISLNSSKKVTGCSFTSSTSGKTPTKRSDCKTKKTPSKCTKKSPSRATTPAKTPNGGDRFIPSRATTNFELSHFKILQQQNAEQDRDRADRTSPTKREMQRLIGENLHGGDINNTRVLSYQVKAPAPPEGYQNPLKVLYSQTKTPASVRASTRYIPQAPDRILDAPEIIDDYYLNLVDWSNNNILAVALGANVYLWNAGTGTIEQLFELEANDYVCSVAWIQEGPYLAVGTTGGNTELWDCSQMKRMRVMNGHVARVGSLSWNSHILSSGCRSGKIVHHDVRERDHLIATINAHAQEVCGLKWSPDGQYLASGGNDNMLQIWSSITGQRHSQTQPIYSFNHHQAAVKALAWCPWQSNVLASGGGTADRTIRFWNCNVGSCLNTIDTKSQVCALLWSTNYKEIVSGHGYAQNQLTIWKYPMMTKIAELTGHTSRVLHLAMSPDGTTVLSAGADETLRLWKCFQMDPQKKKDCSDVKSVASRLKQSIR is encoded by the exons ATGTCACACTTGAGATTCATGAAGGAGCTTGATAATCTGACCCGCATGGACGACGCGATCAAAGGTGCGGTCCCACGATGGCAAAAGAAATGCATGGAGGCGTCGAATTTGAG TGTGAATATCAGCTTGAACTCGTCGAAGAAAGTTACGGGCTGCTCTTTCACCAGCAGTACATCAGGGAAGACCCCGACAAAGAGGAGCGACTGCAAAACTAAGAAAACTCCCTCCAAATGCACCAAAAAATCGCCAA GTCGAGCTACCACCCCAGCCAAGACGCCCAACGGCGGTGACAGATTCATCCCGTCGAGAGCCACaactaattttgaattaagTCACTTCAAA ATTCTTCAGCAACAGAATGCCGAACAAGATAGAGACCGAGCCGACAGAACGAGCCCCACGAAACGGGAGATGCAGCGTCTCATAGGAGAGAATCTTCACGGTGGCGACATAAACAATACGAGGGTTTTGTCTTATCAGGTTAAAGCACCAGCGCCGCCGGAGGGATATCAGAATCCCCTCAAGGTCCTGTACAGTCAAACTAAGACGCCGGCTAGCGTCAGAGCTTCCACGAGATACATACCGCAGGCCCCTGACAGAATATTGGACGCGCCTGAAATTATTGATGATTACT ATCTAAACTTGGTGGACTGGTCGAACAATAATATCCTGGCCGTGGCGTTAGGCGCTAACGTTTACTTGTGGAACGCCGGAACTGGTACTATAGAGCAACTATTTGAATTGGAGGCGAACGATTATGTGTGTTCCGTCGCGTGGATTCAGGAAGGTCCATATTTGGCAGTGGGTACCACAGGAGGCAATACAGAATTGTGGGATTGCAGTCAGATGAAGAGAATGCGCGTCATGAACGGACATGTAGCCAGAGTCGGTTCTCTCTCCTGGAATTCTCATATACTATCAAGCGGTTGCAG GTCTGGTAAAATAGTGCATCACGACGTCAGGGAACGAGATCATTTGATCGCGACTATAAACGCACACGCTCAAGAAGTGTGCGGCTTGAAGTGGTCGCCCGATGGGCAGTATCTGGCGAGTGGCGGCAACGACAACATGCTACAAATCTGGTCGTCGATCACCGGACAAAGGCACTCTCAGACACAACCTATTTATTCATTCAATCATCATCAAGCTGCCGTAAAAGCGCTTGCTTGGTGCCCTTGGCAAAGTAATGTACTCGCGAGCGGTGGCGGTACCGCCGATCGTACCATTAGGTTTTGGAATTGCAACGTAG GTAGCTGTTTGAATACGATAGACACCAAGTCTCAGGTATGCGCATTATTGTGGTCTACGAACTACAAAGAGATCGTTTCTGGGCACGGATACGCGCAAAATCAGCTGACAATCTGGAAATACCCGATGATGACGAAGATCGCGGAACTTACCGGACACACCAGTCGCGTATTGCATTTAGCCATGTCGCCGGACGGAACTACGGTGCTCAGCGCCGGTGCCGATGAAACGTTAAGGCTCTGGAAGTGTTTCCAAATGGACCcgcagaaaaagaaagactGTAGCGACGTAAAATCAGTCGCGTCTAGACTTAAACAATCGATTCGATAA
- the In gene encoding protein inturned isoform X1, protein MNEAENKSALLKSKCKQPYPADICNEDDHDWWASDSGSSTGSYYSDTGSSLVEWESEIGPTGEVIYIESAEESLLENPTTSEDKSESPQPELTRRRSTRAGKLFRLIRRKESKRWSTRNKRINNSAAANSTAAQEKGDGGKEVKFQDFQAGEIREVTLWVDPERRHKLGRRATLCEAYFGITPGAFSDKVRVMVAGFIPDGEAMKNRNIKIGDWLRSVNSNNVTFQNLDRILSEIAAPSNVTLELQRVAGVDVTAKLSKVNEPKQSILVQNLINKENSNSFMESLLDYPLGVIYLKTADLSEMGQELQGVLYTFPRSETKNVHSSLCTARGAFITLNHLLPSIVGSQPLSTTVHVGEEEMHIAYISRDDELLLIALPGKCCTSQEIVKITEDIVRTLEFTYQSLTKCFTSVENQSSLDHFFTLIVHRLTSIKDFCKDADVKKNLTKPENGTESVENYKFRSAFSVASFVQLPRDAQIQIDAALSEMEAMDYRDWNEDPMDCQRLYTILGSCIYHKCHLLGSHLPHEDLIDVHSFLRHNGLLNLVNQEQVKCLVLWKQIYPSSCNRGNVDSNDGSQLLIPNGKWFLLVVGYGHDLLAVLLESGGCTAKYNDAIGPDVFYVEEAQETLKHVQKIGVTVLASKWITSNTRPEVITYEEHTTTKASSSITENLFGLIKSSDAQTVPSKQNVNSTINKKPQELPSILKKRSPEESPVISGSVYSLQTSEDSLSQGTGGVSEMSDEAMPILGRRATREKINSTSRYSDDSDSDIDIYKSDSNVITMDISNIRENLLNQAEYLIPQKLTAGDKNYLYHYVHLDTVEGILLSSIPIQNTPKDNRILVNFNKCVHVIHRLLHNTVRFKTLNQDIDKTAINRSLIAVKEHGVLFEWENTAFWVIGRLYTSPHPKELYVCHQDSAPQNLIEIAFRLHCV, encoded by the exons ATGAACGAGGCAGAGAACAAGAGTGCTTTATTAAAATCCAAATGCAAACAGCCGTACCCCGCGGATATCTGCAACGAAGATGATCATGACTGGTGGGCAAGTGACAGTGGTTCCAGCACAGGATCATATTACTCGGACACCGGCAG CTCTTTGGTTGAATGGGAGTCGGAGATCGGACCCACCGGCGAGGTAATCTACATAGAATCCGCAGAGGAGAGTCTGCTCGAGAATCCCACAACTTCGGAGGATAAGAGCGAGAGTCCTCAACCTGAATTAACTCGTCGCCGTAGCACAAGAGCCGGCAAACTGTTCCGTCTTATCAGACGCAAGGAGAGCAAGCGTTGGAGCACGAGAAACAAAAGGATTAACAACAGCGCTGCAGCGAATAGTACAGCTGCTCAGGAGAAGGGAGATGGAGGCAAGGAGGtcaaatttcaagatttccag GCAGGAGAAATTCGAGAAGTCACTTTGTGGGTCGATCCCGAGAGAAGACACAAGCTGGGACGAAGGGCAACCCTGTGCGAAGCGTACTTTGGTATCACTCCGGGTGCGTTCTCAGATAAAGTGAGAGTTATGGTGGCAGGATTTATACCCGATGGTGAAGCTATGAagaacagaaatataaaaatcgggGACTGGTTACGGAGCGTCAATTCGAACAATGTTACTTTCCAAAATTTAGATCGGATACTATCTGAAATCGCTGCGCCGTCAAAt GTAACATTAGAATTGCAAAGAGTAGCTGGTGTTGATGTTACTGCAAAGCTATCAAAAGTAAATGAACCAAAA caatcGATATTGGTCCAAAATCTGATCAATAAAGAGAACAGTAATTCTTTTATGGAATCTCTATTGGATTATCCGTTGggcgtaatatatttaaaaactgcgGATCTTTCGGAAATGGGACAAGAGTTGCAAGGCGTGTTGTACACGTTTCCGCGATCCGAAACTAAGAACGTGCATTCATCTTTGTGCACGGCGAGAGGAGCTTTTATAACTCTTAACCATTTATTACCCAGTATAGTGGGTTCACAGCCACTCAG taCAACTGTCCATGTAGGCGAAGAAGAAATGCATATTGCATACATATCTCGCGACGATGAATTACTTTTGATAGCTTTACCTGGCAAatg TTGTACCTCTCAGGAGATTGTCAAGATTACAGAGGATATTGTCAGAACGTTAGAATTTACCTACCAGTCGCTAACAAAGTGCTTTACTTCCGTGGAAAACCAGTCCTCTTTAGATCATTTTTTCACGCTAATTGTGCATAGATTAACTAGTATCAAAGATTTCTGCAAAGATGCTGacgttaaaaagaatttgacAAAGCCAGAAAATGGTACCGAAAGTGTggagaattataaatttagaagCGCTTTTTCAGTCGCAAGTTTTGTACAGCTACCGAGAGATGCGCAAATTCAGATAGATGCTGCGTTAAGCGAGATGGAAGCTATGGATTACAGAGACTGG AATGAAGATCCTATGGATTGTCAAAGACTGTATACTATATTAGGGAGCTGCATTTATCACAAGTGCCACCTTCTGGGATCTCATTTGCCCCACGAAGACCTGATCGACGTACATTCGTTTCTAAGACACAACGGTCTGTTAAATCTGGTGAACCAGGAACAGGTGAAATGTCTGGTTCTGTGGAAACAGATTTATCCGTCGTCTTGCAATCGCGGAAACGTTGACAGCAACGACGGCAGCCAGTTATTAATACCCAATGGAAAATGGTTTTTATTGGTTGTCGGATATGGACATGACTTATTAGCGGTGCTATTGGAATCCGGCGGATGCACCGCAAA GTACAATGACGCGATAGGCCCGGATGTATTTTACGTGGAAGAAGCTCAAGAAACACTGAAGCATGTACAAAAAATAGGAGTCACAGTCTTGGCCTCAAAGTGGATTACATCGAATACCAGACCGGAAGTGATAACGTATGAGGAACATACAACGACGAAAGCGTCATCCAGCATAACGGAAAACCTATTTGGCTTGATAAAATCGTCCGACGCGCAAACTGTCCCGTCTAAGCAAAATGTCAATTctactattaataaaaaaccgCAAGAATTGCCTTCTATCTTGAAGAAACGTAGTCCTGAAGAAAGTCCCGTGATCTCGGGTTCCG TATATTCCTTACAAACGTCCGAAGATTCGCTCAGCCAAGGAACAGGTGGTGTTAGCGAAATGAGCGACGAGGCGATGCCTATACTTGGAAGACGAGCAACCAGAGAGAAGATTAATTCGACATCGAGATATTCTGACGACAGCGATTCTgatatagacatatataag aGCGATAGTAACGTAATCACAATGGATATATCCAATATACGAGAGAACTTATTAAACCAAGCGGAATATTTGATACCGCAAAAGTTAACGGCaggtgataaaaattatttgtatcattaCGTTCATTTGGACACGGTAGAAGGAATTCTTTTATCATCAATACCCATTCAAAATACACCGAAAGATAACAGAATTCTTGTTAACTTTAACAAGTGTGTGCATGTTATTCATAGACTGCTACATAATACAGTAAGATTTAAGACGTTAAATCAAGATATAGATAAAACAGCGATCAATAGAAGTTTAATCGCTGTTAAAGAACACGGTGTATTATTCGAATGGGAAAATACAGCTTTCTGGGTAATCGGACGCCTCTACACGAGCCCCCATCCGAAGGAGTTATATGTGTGCCACCAAGACTCCGCGCCTCAAAACCTAATCGAAATAGCCTTTCGATTACACTGCGTATAA
- the In gene encoding protein inturned isoform X2 has protein sequence MNEAENKSALLKSKCKQPYPADICNEDDHDWWASDSGSSTGSYYSDTGSSLVEWESEIGPTGEVIYIESAEESLLENPTTSEDKSESPQPELTRRRSTRAGKLFRLIRRKESKRWSTRNKRINNSAAANSTAAQEKGDGGKEVKFQDFQAGEIREVTLWVDPERRHKLGRRATLCEAYFGITPGAFSDKVRVMVAGFIPDGEAMKNRNIKIGDWLRSVNSNNVTFQNLDRILSEIAAPSNVTLELQRVAGVDVTAKLSKQSILVQNLINKENSNSFMESLLDYPLGVIYLKTADLSEMGQELQGVLYTFPRSETKNVHSSLCTARGAFITLNHLLPSIVGSQPLSTTVHVGEEEMHIAYISRDDELLLIALPGKCCTSQEIVKITEDIVRTLEFTYQSLTKCFTSVENQSSLDHFFTLIVHRLTSIKDFCKDADVKKNLTKPENGTESVENYKFRSAFSVASFVQLPRDAQIQIDAALSEMEAMDYRDWNEDPMDCQRLYTILGSCIYHKCHLLGSHLPHEDLIDVHSFLRHNGLLNLVNQEQVKCLVLWKQIYPSSCNRGNVDSNDGSQLLIPNGKWFLLVVGYGHDLLAVLLESGGCTAKYNDAIGPDVFYVEEAQETLKHVQKIGVTVLASKWITSNTRPEVITYEEHTTTKASSSITENLFGLIKSSDAQTVPSKQNVNSTINKKPQELPSILKKRSPEESPVISGSVYSLQTSEDSLSQGTGGVSEMSDEAMPILGRRATREKINSTSRYSDDSDSDIDIYKSDSNVITMDISNIRENLLNQAEYLIPQKLTAGDKNYLYHYVHLDTVEGILLSSIPIQNTPKDNRILVNFNKCVHVIHRLLHNTVRFKTLNQDIDKTAINRSLIAVKEHGVLFEWENTAFWVIGRLYTSPHPKELYVCHQDSAPQNLIEIAFRLHCV, from the exons ATGAACGAGGCAGAGAACAAGAGTGCTTTATTAAAATCCAAATGCAAACAGCCGTACCCCGCGGATATCTGCAACGAAGATGATCATGACTGGTGGGCAAGTGACAGTGGTTCCAGCACAGGATCATATTACTCGGACACCGGCAG CTCTTTGGTTGAATGGGAGTCGGAGATCGGACCCACCGGCGAGGTAATCTACATAGAATCCGCAGAGGAGAGTCTGCTCGAGAATCCCACAACTTCGGAGGATAAGAGCGAGAGTCCTCAACCTGAATTAACTCGTCGCCGTAGCACAAGAGCCGGCAAACTGTTCCGTCTTATCAGACGCAAGGAGAGCAAGCGTTGGAGCACGAGAAACAAAAGGATTAACAACAGCGCTGCAGCGAATAGTACAGCTGCTCAGGAGAAGGGAGATGGAGGCAAGGAGGtcaaatttcaagatttccag GCAGGAGAAATTCGAGAAGTCACTTTGTGGGTCGATCCCGAGAGAAGACACAAGCTGGGACGAAGGGCAACCCTGTGCGAAGCGTACTTTGGTATCACTCCGGGTGCGTTCTCAGATAAAGTGAGAGTTATGGTGGCAGGATTTATACCCGATGGTGAAGCTATGAagaacagaaatataaaaatcgggGACTGGTTACGGAGCGTCAATTCGAACAATGTTACTTTCCAAAATTTAGATCGGATACTATCTGAAATCGCTGCGCCGTCAAAt GTAACATTAGAATTGCAAAGAGTAGCTGGTGTTGATGTTACTGCAAAGCTATCAAAA caatcGATATTGGTCCAAAATCTGATCAATAAAGAGAACAGTAATTCTTTTATGGAATCTCTATTGGATTATCCGTTGggcgtaatatatttaaaaactgcgGATCTTTCGGAAATGGGACAAGAGTTGCAAGGCGTGTTGTACACGTTTCCGCGATCCGAAACTAAGAACGTGCATTCATCTTTGTGCACGGCGAGAGGAGCTTTTATAACTCTTAACCATTTATTACCCAGTATAGTGGGTTCACAGCCACTCAG taCAACTGTCCATGTAGGCGAAGAAGAAATGCATATTGCATACATATCTCGCGACGATGAATTACTTTTGATAGCTTTACCTGGCAAatg TTGTACCTCTCAGGAGATTGTCAAGATTACAGAGGATATTGTCAGAACGTTAGAATTTACCTACCAGTCGCTAACAAAGTGCTTTACTTCCGTGGAAAACCAGTCCTCTTTAGATCATTTTTTCACGCTAATTGTGCATAGATTAACTAGTATCAAAGATTTCTGCAAAGATGCTGacgttaaaaagaatttgacAAAGCCAGAAAATGGTACCGAAAGTGTggagaattataaatttagaagCGCTTTTTCAGTCGCAAGTTTTGTACAGCTACCGAGAGATGCGCAAATTCAGATAGATGCTGCGTTAAGCGAGATGGAAGCTATGGATTACAGAGACTGG AATGAAGATCCTATGGATTGTCAAAGACTGTATACTATATTAGGGAGCTGCATTTATCACAAGTGCCACCTTCTGGGATCTCATTTGCCCCACGAAGACCTGATCGACGTACATTCGTTTCTAAGACACAACGGTCTGTTAAATCTGGTGAACCAGGAACAGGTGAAATGTCTGGTTCTGTGGAAACAGATTTATCCGTCGTCTTGCAATCGCGGAAACGTTGACAGCAACGACGGCAGCCAGTTATTAATACCCAATGGAAAATGGTTTTTATTGGTTGTCGGATATGGACATGACTTATTAGCGGTGCTATTGGAATCCGGCGGATGCACCGCAAA GTACAATGACGCGATAGGCCCGGATGTATTTTACGTGGAAGAAGCTCAAGAAACACTGAAGCATGTACAAAAAATAGGAGTCACAGTCTTGGCCTCAAAGTGGATTACATCGAATACCAGACCGGAAGTGATAACGTATGAGGAACATACAACGACGAAAGCGTCATCCAGCATAACGGAAAACCTATTTGGCTTGATAAAATCGTCCGACGCGCAAACTGTCCCGTCTAAGCAAAATGTCAATTctactattaataaaaaaccgCAAGAATTGCCTTCTATCTTGAAGAAACGTAGTCCTGAAGAAAGTCCCGTGATCTCGGGTTCCG TATATTCCTTACAAACGTCCGAAGATTCGCTCAGCCAAGGAACAGGTGGTGTTAGCGAAATGAGCGACGAGGCGATGCCTATACTTGGAAGACGAGCAACCAGAGAGAAGATTAATTCGACATCGAGATATTCTGACGACAGCGATTCTgatatagacatatataag aGCGATAGTAACGTAATCACAATGGATATATCCAATATACGAGAGAACTTATTAAACCAAGCGGAATATTTGATACCGCAAAAGTTAACGGCaggtgataaaaattatttgtatcattaCGTTCATTTGGACACGGTAGAAGGAATTCTTTTATCATCAATACCCATTCAAAATACACCGAAAGATAACAGAATTCTTGTTAACTTTAACAAGTGTGTGCATGTTATTCATAGACTGCTACATAATACAGTAAGATTTAAGACGTTAAATCAAGATATAGATAAAACAGCGATCAATAGAAGTTTAATCGCTGTTAAAGAACACGGTGTATTATTCGAATGGGAAAATACAGCTTTCTGGGTAATCGGACGCCTCTACACGAGCCCCCATCCGAAGGAGTTATATGTGTGCCACCAAGACTCCGCGCCTCAAAACCTAATCGAAATAGCCTTTCGATTACACTGCGTATAA
- the LOC139808375 gene encoding F-box only protein 44-like isoform X2, translating to MMGQFSATPSSSRVMFDEEDNNGLVLCDKYLPVEVLIEIFCHVDCKTLLRCQLVCKRWKMLMNHVWHKKTEWTLGKPFPWNDKMPWTVYYLACTKKPYERNLVKNHSGDEESFRHWDISYDGGDRWTVEEPPASMPELPQTEPLFKDRQTCFATSYEQCTKVQVIILTDEGIHPYILDTYQPPIEVSEWYGCRWDCPAGYQLRVKLFRNDNKLIDEFLFRDVLEGEKQNQWLKITHVFKNYGPGLRRISFEHSGKDRSFWAGHYGSKMAGACVCVRSP from the exons ATGATGGGACAGTTCAGTGCCACTCCTTCGAGTTCTCGCGTGATGTTCGACGAGGAGGACAACAACGGTTTGGTGCTCTGTGACAAGTACCTGCCGGTCGAAGTGCTGATAGAGATATTTTGCCACGTTGACTGCAAGACCCTGTTGAGGTGCCAGTTGGTGTGCAAACGCTGGAAGATGCTGATGAACCACGTCTGGCACAAGAAGACCGAATGGACGCTGGGCAAACCGTTCCCGTGGAACGATAAGATGCCCTGGACAGTATATTATCTCGCATGCACGAAGAAGCCGTACGAGAGGAACCTGGTGAAGAATCATTCCGGCGATGAAGAGTCTTTCCGTCACTGGGATATAAGTTACGACGGCGGTGATCGTTGGACGGTCGAGGAACCACCTGCCAGCATGCCGGAACTGCCGCAAACTGAACCGTTGTTCAAAGACAGACAGACCTGTTTCGCAACGTCTTATGAGCAATGCACCAAAGTACAAGTTATAATTCTGACGGACGAGGGGATCCATCCATATATTCTGGACACTTATCAACCACCTATAGAG GTAAGCGAATGGTACGGCTGCCGATGGGACTGTCCAGCAGGATATCAATTGAGagttaaattatttcgtaatgACAATAAATTGATAGATGAATTTCTATTTAGAGATGTTCTAGAAGGAGAGAAACAGAATCAATGGCTGAAG ATTACACACGTGTTTAAGAATTATGGACCTGGTCTTAGACGGATTTCCTTCGAGCACAGTGGAAAGGATAGATCATTCTGGGCAGGACATTACGGCAGTAAAATGGCTGGGGCATGTGTTTGTGTGAGAAGTCcgtga
- the Fzy gene encoding cell division cycle protein 20 homolog isoform X1, whose amino-acid sequence MSHLRFMKELDNLTRMDDAIKGAVPRWQKKCMEASNLSVNISLNSSKKVTGCSFTSSTSGKTPTKRSDCKTKKTPSKCTKKSPSRATTPAKTPNGGDRFIPSRATTNFELSHFKILQQQNAEQDRDRADRTSPTKREMQRLIGENLHGGDINNTRVLSYQVKAPAPPEGYQNPLKVLYSQTKTPASVRASTRYIPQAPDRILDAPEIIDDYYLNLVDWSNNNILAVALGANVYLWNAGTGTIEQLFELEANDYVCSVAWIQEGPYLAVGTTGGNTELWDCSQMKRMRVMNGHVARVGSLSWNSHILSSGCRSGKIVHHDVRERDHLIATINAHAQEVCGLKWSPDGQYLASGGNDNMLQIWSSITGQRHSQTQPIYSFNHHQAAVKALAWCPWQSNVLASGGGTADRTIRFWNCNVGNCLNTIDTKSQVCALLWSTNYKEIVSGHGYAQNQLTIWKYPMMTKIAELTGHTSRVLHLAMSPDGTTVLSAGADETLRLWKCFQMDPQKKKDCSDVKSVASRLKQSIR is encoded by the exons ATGTCACACTTGAGATTCATGAAGGAGCTTGATAATCTGACCCGCATGGACGACGCGATCAAAGGTGCGGTCCCACGATGGCAAAAGAAATGCATGGAGGCGTCGAATTTGAG TGTGAATATCAGCTTGAACTCGTCGAAGAAAGTTACGGGCTGCTCTTTCACCAGCAGTACATCAGGGAAGACCCCGACAAAGAGGAGCGACTGCAAAACTAAGAAAACTCCCTCCAAATGCACCAAAAAATCGCCAA GTCGAGCTACCACCCCAGCCAAGACGCCCAACGGCGGTGACAGATTCATCCCGTCGAGAGCCACaactaattttgaattaagTCACTTCAAA ATTCTTCAGCAACAGAATGCCGAACAAGATAGAGACCGAGCCGACAGAACGAGCCCCACGAAACGGGAGATGCAGCGTCTCATAGGAGAGAATCTTCACGGTGGCGACATAAACAATACGAGGGTTTTGTCTTATCAGGTTAAAGCACCAGCGCCGCCGGAGGGATATCAGAATCCCCTCAAGGTCCTGTACAGTCAAACTAAGACGCCGGCTAGCGTCAGAGCTTCCACGAGATACATACCGCAGGCCCCTGACAGAATATTGGACGCGCCTGAAATTATTGATGATTACT ATCTAAACTTGGTGGACTGGTCGAACAATAATATCCTGGCCGTGGCGTTAGGCGCTAACGTTTACTTGTGGAACGCCGGAACTGGTACTATAGAGCAACTATTTGAATTGGAGGCGAACGATTATGTGTGTTCCGTCGCGTGGATTCAGGAAGGTCCATATTTGGCAGTGGGTACCACAGGAGGCAATACAGAATTGTGGGATTGCAGTCAGATGAAGAGAATGCGCGTCATGAACGGACATGTAGCCAGAGTCGGTTCTCTCTCCTGGAATTCTCATATACTATCAAGCGGTTGCAG GTCTGGTAAAATAGTGCATCACGACGTCAGGGAACGAGATCATTTGATCGCGACTATAAACGCACACGCTCAAGAAGTGTGCGGCTTGAAGTGGTCGCCCGATGGGCAGTATCTGGCGAGTGGCGGCAACGACAACATGCTACAAATCTGGTCGTCGATCACCGGACAAAGGCACTCTCAGACACAACCTATTTATTCATTCAATCATCATCAAGCTGCCGTAAAAGCGCTTGCTTGGTGCCCTTGGCAAAGTAATGTACTCGCGAGCGGTGGCGGTACCGCCGATCGTACCATTAGGTTTTGGAATTGCAACGTAGGCAA CTGTTTGAATACGATAGACACCAAGTCTCAGGTATGCGCATTATTGTGGTCTACGAACTACAAAGAGATCGTTTCTGGGCACGGATACGCGCAAAATCAGCTGACAATCTGGAAATACCCGATGATGACGAAGATCGCGGAACTTACCGGACACACCAGTCGCGTATTGCATTTAGCCATGTCGCCGGACGGAACTACGGTGCTCAGCGCCGGTGCCGATGAAACGTTAAGGCTCTGGAAGTGTTTCCAAATGGACCcgcagaaaaagaaagactGTAGCGACGTAAAATCAGTCGCGTCTAGACTTAAACAATCGATTCGATAA
- the LOC139808375 gene encoding F-box only protein 6-like isoform X1 — protein MGQFCAIPSSSRVMFDEEDNNGLVLCDKYLPAEVLIEIFCHADCKTLLRCQLVCKRWKMLINHVWHKKTERTLGKPFLWDDKMPWTVYYLACTKKPYERNLVKNHSGAESLRHWDATVPWDRTYGWLVTESPWTVAEPPVGMPQLPQTEPLFKDRQICFTTTHKDCKKVQVIILRDEGIHPYILDTYQPPIEVSEWYGCRLECPAVYQLRVTLYHNDETIMDQFLFRDVIKRRKRNQWLKIKHVFKNYGPGLKGITFEHGGNDRATGVWRKYNNGCIAGACVCVRSP, from the exons ATGGGACAGTTTTGTGCCATTCCTTCGAGTTCTCGCGTGATGTTCGACGAGGAGGACAACAACGGTTTGGTGCTCTGTGACAAGTACCTGCCGGCCGAAGTACTGATAGAGATATTCTGCCACGCCGACTGCAAGACCCTGTTGAGGTGCCAGTTGGTGTGCAAACGCTGGAAGATGCTGATAAACCACGTATGGCACAAGAAGACCGAGCGGACGCTGGGCAAACCATTCCTGTGGGACGATAAGATGCCCTGGACAGTATACTATCTCGCATGCACGAAGAAGCCGTACGAGAGGAACCTGGTGAAGAATCATTCCGGCGCAGAGTCTTTGCGCCACTGGGATGCGACGGTTCCGTGGGATAGGACTTACGGATGGTTGGTCACCGAATCCCCTTGGACGGTCGCGGAACCACCTGTCGGTATGCCGCAACTGCCGCAAACTGAACCACTGTTCAAAGACAGACAGATCTGTTTCACAACAACTCATAAGGATTGCAAGAAGGTACAAGTTATAATTCTGAGGGACGAGGGGATCCATCCATATATTCTGGACACTTATCAACCACCTATAGAG GTAAGCGAATGGTACGGCTGCCGATTGGAGTGTCCAGCAGTATATCAATTGAGAGTTACATTATATCATAATGACGAGACAATAATGGATCAATTTCTATTTAGAGATGTTATAAAGAGAAGgaaacggaatcaatggttgAAA attaaacatgtatttaagAATTATGGACCTGGTCTTAAAGGAATTACCTTCGAGCACGGTGGAAACGATAGAGCAACGGGTGTTTggcgaaaatataataacggtTGTATAGCTGGGGCATGTGTTTGTGTGAGAAGTCcctga